A window of the Brassica napus cultivar Da-Ae chromosome A2, Da-Ae, whole genome shotgun sequence genome harbors these coding sequences:
- the LOC106370134 gene encoding protein RALF-like 27, which yields MARSVFFFLFFTVSLLLLLAAASATASSGNVTSGFGYGGCGSGDTVGECITAVVEDEEGVEAVVRRILQQQRRKLSYKALQKQPTCNGKIAGNCIGTANRRNARCTYYNRCKRAT from the coding sequence atggcaagatcagttttcttcttcttgttctttacTGTCtctcttctgcttcttcttgcGGCTGCTTCAGCaacggcatcttcagggaaCGTGACAAGTGGGTTTGGATATGGTGGATGTGGCTCCGGAGACACCGTTGGAGAGTGCATAACGGCGGTGGTTGAGGATGAGGAGGGAGTTGAGGCGGTGGTGCGGAGGATTCTGCAACAACAGAGGAGGAAACTAAGCTACAAAGCTCTGCAGAAGCAGCCAACTTGTAATGGTAAGATCGCAGGTAACTGTATTGGAACAGCTAACCGGAGAAACGCACGATGCACTTACTACAACAGATGCAAACGTGCTACTTAG
- the LOC106371094 gene encoding putative methylesterase 11, chloroplastic translates to MGNLCSLFAPPKPVKKRRPITKRQPSVPRSASGPRNRLRSSSSSSTRDNKFEDAILFGQQNGGEAGSLPFDRSASQRYPVSGSKKNQLPRSSSTRSRSSTDPLLQPHQFLNKGVKLDDLETNHFILIHGGGFGAWCWYKTIALQEEDGFKVTAIDLAGCGINSCNINSIASLSQYVKPLTDVLEKLPTGEKVILVGHDFGGACISYAMELFPSKISKAVFLAAAMLTNGQSTLDMFSLQAGQSDLMRKAQIFIHTNGNEHPPTAIDLDKSLLKDLLFNQSPSKDVALASVSMRSIPFAPVLEKLSLSDGNYGSVRRYYIETLEDNAIPLALQEHMINSSPPEKVYRLKGADHAPFFSKPQALHKFLLEIARIRASHR, encoded by the exons ATGGGAAACCTCTGTTCTTTGTTTGCTCCGCCTAAGCCCGTCAAGAAGAGACGACCCATCACTAAGCGACAACCATCCGTACCCAGATCAGCTTCCGGTCCTAGGAACAGGCTCagatcgtcttcttcttcctccacgaGGGACAACAAGTTCGAAGATGCCATTTTGTTCGGACAGCAGAACGGCGGCGAAGCTGGATCGCTTCCGTTTGATCGGTCCGCATCGCAGCGTTATCCTGTTTCTGGTTCGAAGAAGAATCAGTTGCCTCGGAGCTCCAGTACAAGGTCAAGATCCTCCACGGATCCTCTGTTGCAGCCTCATCAGTTTCTTAACAAG GGTGTAAAGCTAGATGACTTGGAAACAAACCATTTTATCCTCATCCATGGAGGAGGTTTCGGCGCTTGGTGTTGGTACAAAACCATCGCGCTCCAAGAAGAAGATGGTTTCAAAGTTACAGCCATAGACTTGGCTGGTTGCGGTATCAACTCATGCAACATAAACAGCATCGCAAGCTTATCACAGTACGTGAAGCCACTTACTGATGTTCTTGAAAAGCTTCCCACAGGAGAGAAGGTGATCTTGGTTGGTCATGACTTCGGTGGAGCTTGTATATCTTACGCTATGGAACTGTTTCCTTCCAAGATCTCAAAAGCTGTGTTCCTCGCTGCAGCCATGTTGACTAATGGTCAGAGTACACTCGACATGTTCTCGCTGCAGGCAGGTCAGAGCGATTTAATGAGAAAAGCTCAGATATTTATCCACACAAACGGCAATGAACACCCTCCAACGGCCATTGACTTAGACAAGTCTCTTCTTAAAGACCTTTTGTTCAATCAAAGCCCTTCAAAGGATGTTGCATTGGCTTCTGTGTCAATGAGGTCAATCCCGTTTGCGCCGGTTCTTgagaaactctctctctcagatGGTAACTACGGATCAGTGAGACGGTACTACATAGAGACGCTGGAAGACAATGCTATACCGTTGGCTCTCCAAGAACACATGATCAATAGTAGTCCACCTGAAAAAGTTTACCGGTTAAAAGGTGCTGACCATGCTCCTTTCTTCTCTAAGCCACAAGCTTTGCATAAATTTTTGCTTGAGATTGCCAGGATTAGAGCCTCTCACAGATAG